The DNA segment TCGCTCCCTCGCTGAGGGTCAGCTACATGATTCTGCCCGAGCGGCTCATGAAAGAGTACGAAAGGGCCTTCAAGGGGTTCGGCTGCCCGGTATCCCTCTTCATTCAGACGGCCCTTTCACGCTTCATGTCGGAGGGGTACTTCGAAAAGCACATAAACCGAATGAAGTCTTGCTACGGCAAAAAACACTCCAGGACGAAACACCGCATCGAGCGCTCCGCGCACATCAAGATGCACGGCCCGACCTCCGGCACATCCTTCGTGATCGAAATCCCGGAGGTCGATGCCGACGCTTTGCTCGAACACCTGGAGAGCGCCGGAGTAAGGCTCACCCCCATCTCCGACTTCGCGGTGAACGGTGAGGATTTCAGGGGGCTTTATCTTCTGAGCTTCTCGAAGCTCAGCGATCTCGACCTGGAGGATGGCATCGGGATTATGGAGAAAACGATAGAGGCCCTGAAAAAATGATCCCTCCCGACTTCAAGGGGAACAGGCACGACGGAGGCCGAGGTGGGGGACATTGGGGCCGGGCCATGGACACGTTCATGCCGCCGAGTGCTCGAGGCAACCCGCCGGAGGAGAAAGACGACCCGGCTCGACCGCCCCGGGCGGACCGAAGAAAACGATGAACCGCCCCGCTTACTTTCCCGCCCTCGCCTGGGCGAAGGCCAGAACGTAGCCGTCGGGGTCCCGGACGTAGAACTCGTCCGCTCCGTACCAGGCGGTCGAGAGCTCCTTCACGATCTCCGCCCCGGCCCTGACGCGCCCGTACAGCTCGCCGACATCATCCGTCTCGCAGTAGAGCGTGGCTGACGAGCCGATCGGGCATTTGGAAAGGACCTCCACATCGGTCCTCAAACTCTCCTCGGCCTGCAGCATCACCTCGACCGCCCCGCTCCGGACCAGGGCCCACACATACCGCCTCCCCGGTACAAGCCCGGACTCCATGCCATTCTCCCCGGACACGAACGCCACCGGCTCAAACCCCAGGACATCGACGTAGAACGCCACGGATCTCCGGACATCCCTCACCATAAGATTGGGGGTGAGCTTCTTCAATGCTTTCATCGTTGTCGCCTCCCTTTCGCTCCCCTCAAAGAGGAATGTCCGACAGTGTAGCGGATCGGACACCGGGCGTCTTGTACAAATGCGACATCCTCTCCCCCTTGGGATGAAGCTGCCGATACTCCCGGATCATGTGCGACTGATCTGCATAGCCGAGCTTCTGGGAAAGTCGGGCCAGCGGCTCGTCCGACCTCTCGAGTTCCTCCCGAAGGCACCGAAAGCGGAGGATTTTCAGGAAAAGTTTCGGCGGAACGCCGACGTACCGCGCAAACAGCCGCTCGAGCTGACGCACGCTGAGCCCTGCTTCAGACGACAGCCGCGTCACGGAACAGGACGGAACCGAAAGGCGGAGGAGAATGCGGTCATCCACCGGAACCCTCCTCAAAACCTCCTCAAGGGCCGAGTCACAGAACGCGGACATCTCCTCCACGGAGCTCAAATCGTGCAGGGGGGCAAAGCGGTCGGCCAGGCGGATGGAAACGGCCCCGAGATCGGCCGTCCCGTCCCGAAAACGATCCGTCGATTCCCCCAGGAGCGGCGGCAGCACGCCGGGGAGGAAACGGATTCCGAAAAGCGCCCCTCCCGGCGCCCTCCTCACCTCGCGGGAACGCGTCATAGTCCCACAGACGAGAGCACGCCCCTCCGAACGATCGAAGATCAGGTCCATACATCCGTCGGGAAGGACCGAAAACGCCCGCCCCCCGCTCGTCTCCCGATGGAACCAATAAGCGTCGACGTACCGCGCAAGGTTCTTCCCCGACGTCACCTCCCGGAAGGACATGCCGTCAAGCGTCCAAAAAATCCGCCAGCACCGCGTTGAACCTGTCCGGCTCCTCCCAGAAGAGCATGTGTCCCGAATTCTCGAAGAATACCGTCTTCGCTCCGGGGATGGCCTCGCCCACATAGGCGCTCCCCTGCCAAGGAAAGACCTTGCTGTTCCGGGCGACGAGCACGAGCGAGGGAACCGTTACCCGCGGCAGGAAGTCCCTCCAGTCGATATGCGTGTGGTCGCGCATGATCTCGACGCGCACCTTGGGAGGGCACTTGGAGATCTCGTCCGCGATCTCGGCGACCTCCTCCACGGTCGGCTCCCGATGCAGGCAGCCATGGGCCAGTCCCTCGGCGGAGGCGCGCGGCGCGAACTCCACGGCGCAGCAGGTGCGCACGAACGTCTCCGCGTCGTAGCAGCTCGTCTGGCCCCAGGCCCAGTCCGGACCGATGTACTGCGCCGGCGCCTGGTCGATGCAGACGAGCTTCTGGACGCGGCGCGGCCCGAACAGCTCGAGGTAGCTCCACGCGACGGCCGCCCCCATGGACCATCCGGCGAGCGTCACCTCGTCCAGGTCCAGTGCCTCGATCAGATTGAGGACGTCCATCGCGTAGCGGGCGATGCGGTGCCCGTAGAGCACCTTCTCGGACTCCCCGTGGCCGCGAAAGTCCATGAGGACGACCTTACGGTCCTTCGACAGGGACTCCACGTTCTTGTGGAAAAAACGCGTCGTGCAGGTCCAGCCGGGCAGGAACAGCAGGGGCTTCCCCCGACCGTGCACCTCGTAGTGAATGGAGACGTTATCGTTGGTGATTACGAACGGCATGACCGACCTCCTGTGGGATCCGAGTGATTTTCCCCGCCCCTGCCTTCCTTCCGCGGGCCGGGGAATCGCGAAGCCTGGAACAAAGACAATTTGGGACCCGGTAAGTACATAACACCGAAGGCCGAAAAAAGCAACTTGCGGGCCGTCCCCCTGCCGAATCGGGGCCGGCAGGGGCGAAGGGGACGAAATCGCTCGTCCGTCTTGACAAGTACGGCCGCAACGCGCTAAATAGGAGGGCGGAAAAAGCGACCGCGGCGGGACCCCGAAAAGCGGGCCCTTTCGCGGTCGGTCTCATGCGGGCAGACCGATGCCGCCGGGGCATCGCCGTCCGGCTCGACGAACGGAAAGGAAGTCTCTCGAAAAATGACCCAAGCACAACAGCGCTACCGCGGCATTCTTGCAGCCGCTCTTTTTGTTTATATCGCCGTCTCGTGGGGGATCGTGTTCAACGTCGCCAGCCTGCTGGTCGCCCCCGTCGAACAGGCCCTGGACCTGTCGAGAAAGAGCATGCTGTGGGGCATGACCCTTCGCAGCATCTTTTCCGTGCTGGGCGGCTTTCTGGCGGGTCGGGTCTTCGACCGGTTCGGGGTGGTCACCGTAATGCGCGCGATCGCGGTTCTGCTGCCGCTGACCTATTCGATTCAGGCCTTCATGACCGGGGTCCTTGCATACTACGTCTCTTTGGCCCTGCAGGCGATGCTGGTGACGATCGGGGGCTTCATCCCCCTCTCGATGCTCGTCAATCAGTGGTTTCAAACCAACCGAGGAACCTACAACGGCATCGTCGTCTCCGGCTCTGGGATCGGGGGCATCCTCTTCAACCTTCTGGGGGGACACATGATCGAAAACTACGGCTGGAGAAACGCCGTGATGGCCCTCTCCGCCATCATGGCGCTCTGCATGATCCTCACCTCGTTCCTGATCATCCGGGAGAACCGCTCGGACATCCGCAACACGGCCGCGTCACTGGAGGACCTGCCGGGCATCTCCGCGGACGAGGCCCTGAGGGGAGGGCTGTTCTGGGCGGTGGCGGTCATCTGCTGCCTGATGGGCATCGGAATCAGCGCAACCGTCAT comes from the Fretibacterium sp. OH1220_COT-178 genome and includes:
- a CDS encoding VOC family protein → MKALKKLTPNLMVRDVRRSVAFYVDVLGFEPVAFVSGENGMESGLVPGRRYVWALVRSGAVEVMLQAEESLRTDVEVLSKCPIGSSATLYCETDDVGELYGRVRAGAEIVKELSTAWYGADEFYVRDPDGYVLAFAQARAGK
- a CDS encoding helix-turn-helix transcriptional regulator is translated as MSFREVTSGKNLARYVDAYWFHRETSGGRAFSVLPDGCMDLIFDRSEGRALVCGTMTRSREVRRAPGGALFGIRFLPGVLPPLLGESTDRFRDGTADLGAVSIRLADRFAPLHDLSSVEEMSAFCDSALEEVLRRVPVDDRILLRLSVPSCSVTRLSSEAGLSVRQLERLFARYVGVPPKLFLKILRFRCLREELERSDEPLARLSQKLGYADQSHMIREYRQLHPKGERMSHLYKTPGVRSATLSDIPL
- a CDS encoding alpha/beta fold hydrolase, translated to MPFVITNDNVSIHYEVHGRGKPLLFLPGWTCTTRFFHKNVESLSKDRKVVLMDFRGHGESEKVLYGHRIARYAMDVLNLIEALDLDEVTLAGWSMGAAVAWSYLELFGPRRVQKLVCIDQAPAQYIGPDWAWGQTSCYDAETFVRTCCAVEFAPRASAEGLAHGCLHREPTVEEVAEIADEISKCPPKVRVEIMRDHTHIDWRDFLPRVTVPSLVLVARNSKVFPWQGSAYVGEAIPGAKTVFFENSGHMLFWEEPDRFNAVLADFLDA
- a CDS encoding MFS transporter — encoded protein: MTQAQQRYRGILAAALFVYIAVSWGIVFNVASLLVAPVEQALDLSRKSMLWGMTLRSIFSVLGGFLAGRVFDRFGVVTVMRAIAVLLPLTYSIQAFMTGVLAYYVSLALQAMLVTIGGFIPLSMLVNQWFQTNRGTYNGIVVSGSGIGGILFNLLGGHMIENYGWRNAVMALSAIMALCMILTSFLIIRENRSDIRNTAASLEDLPGISADEALRGGLFWAVAVICCLMGIGISATVISIGSHLADKGYSVAFASAFIGAMMLAMSLGKIVLGVLFDRLGIKRASLFCAASLLAGILGMAILRYRIVFAVIAVGAGIGCSFVSISIPAYVNALFGRRDFSRISGFFQGANGIGAVLSPLLMGFLYETRNSYDSAYLLIAGLVLASMIVMGVCIPGEKKA